Proteins from a genomic interval of Beijerinckia indica subsp. indica ATCC 9039:
- the rfbA gene encoding glucose-1-phosphate thymidylyltransferase RfbA, producing the protein MKGIILAGGSGTRLYPITRVVSKQLLPVFDKPMIYYPLATLMLAGIKDFLIISTPRDTPLFERLLGDGKDLGMSLTYAVQDEPRGLAESFIIGRDFIGSDRVALILGDNIFHGHGLPQMLQQAVARTTDATIFGYQVTTPEQYGVVTLDRTGKALDIVEKPKTFHSNVAVTGLYFYPNDVVDIAAKITPSARGELEITDVNRAYLQRGQLFVEMLGRGFAWLDTGTHASLVEASHYIQILEQRQGIRVACIEEIALRMGYIPLDQFHELAKRSMKSSYGEYLLAIYEAAKKDPTSFAPSIA; encoded by the coding sequence ATGAAAGGGATTATCCTCGCGGGTGGGTCAGGCACGCGCCTTTATCCGATTACCCGCGTCGTCTCGAAGCAATTGCTGCCGGTTTTCGACAAGCCGATGATCTATTATCCGCTGGCCACTTTGATGCTGGCGGGGATCAAGGATTTCTTGATCATTTCGACCCCGCGCGACACGCCGCTGTTCGAGCGCCTGCTCGGGGATGGCAAGGACCTCGGCATGTCCTTGACCTATGCCGTGCAGGATGAACCGCGCGGACTGGCGGAATCCTTCATCATCGGCCGTGACTTTATCGGATCTGATCGTGTGGCCTTGATCCTTGGTGATAATATTTTTCATGGCCACGGACTGCCGCAAATGCTCCAACAGGCCGTGGCTCGGACCACGGATGCGACGATTTTCGGCTATCAGGTCACCACCCCGGAGCAATATGGCGTCGTGACGCTCGATCGGACCGGAAAGGCGCTCGATATTGTCGAGAAACCCAAAACCTTCCACTCCAATGTCGCCGTCACGGGCCTTTATTTCTATCCCAATGATGTTGTCGATATTGCCGCCAAGATCACCCCCTCGGCCCGAGGCGAGCTCGAAATCACCGATGTCAACCGGGCCTATCTCCAACGCGGACAATTATTCGTCGAAATGCTCGGACGCGGCTTTGCCTGGCTCGACACGGGCACCCATGCCTCGCTCGTGGAAGCGAGCCATTACATCCAGATCCTTGAACAAAGGCAGGGAATCCGGGTCGCCTGTATCGAGGAAATCGCGCTGCGGATGGGTTATATCCCCCTGGACCAATTCCATGAACTTGCCAAACGCTCGATGAAGAGCAGTTATGGCGAATATCTTCTGGCGATTTACGAAGCCGCGAAAAAAGACCCCACATCCTTTGCTCCCTCGATCGCCTGA
- the atpD gene encoding F0F1 ATP synthase subunit beta has protein sequence MADAALNGPTGHITQVIGAVIDVKFDGHLPAILNALETQNNGNRLVLEVAQHLGESEVRCIAMDVTDGLIRGQAVIDTGAPISVPVGEECLGRILNVIGEPVDELGPVNTTARRAIHQLAPAYDEQSTEAQILVTGIKVVDLLAPYSKGGKVGLFGGAGVGKTVIIMELINNIAKAHGGYSVFAGVGERTREGNDLYHEMIESHVNVDPHEHGGSAKGSKCALVYGQMNEPPGARARVALSGLTIAEDFRDKGQDVLFFVDNIFRFTQAGSEVSALLGRIPSAVGYQPTLATDMGALQERITTTTKGSITSVQAIYVPADDLTDPAPAASFAHLDATTVLSRSIAEKGIYPAVDPLDSTSRILSPLIVGEEHYNVARQVQQLLQRYKSLQDIIAILGMDELSEEDKLTVARARRIERFLSQPFHVAEIFTGSPGKLVALSDTIKGFKGLIEGKYDHLPEAAFYMVGSIEEAVEKAQKLAASV, from the coding sequence ATGGCTGACGCAGCACTCAACGGGCCGACAGGGCATATTACCCAGGTCATTGGCGCCGTCATCGACGTGAAGTTCGACGGTCATCTGCCGGCGATCCTCAACGCGCTCGAGACACAAAACAACGGCAATCGTCTTGTGCTTGAGGTCGCCCAGCATCTGGGTGAAAGCGAAGTCCGCTGCATCGCCATGGATGTGACGGATGGCCTGATCCGGGGTCAGGCGGTCATCGATACCGGCGCTCCGATCAGCGTGCCCGTGGGTGAGGAATGCCTTGGCCGCATTCTCAATGTCATCGGCGAGCCGGTCGATGAACTGGGACCGGTCAACACCACCGCCCGTCGCGCGATCCACCAGCTCGCGCCTGCCTATGATGAACAATCGACCGAAGCGCAGATCCTCGTGACCGGCATCAAGGTCGTGGATCTTCTGGCGCCCTATTCCAAGGGTGGTAAGGTTGGTCTCTTCGGTGGCGCCGGCGTCGGCAAGACCGTCATCATCATGGAACTGATCAATAATATCGCCAAAGCGCATGGCGGTTATTCGGTCTTCGCCGGCGTTGGCGAGCGTACGCGTGAAGGCAATGACCTTTACCACGAAATGATCGAATCGCATGTCAATGTCGATCCGCATGAACATGGCGGTTCCGCCAAGGGTTCGAAATGCGCGCTGGTCTATGGCCAGATGAACGAGCCCCCGGGAGCCCGTGCCCGCGTCGCCCTTTCCGGACTGACCATCGCCGAGGATTTCCGCGACAAGGGTCAGGACGTTCTGTTCTTCGTTGATAATATTTTCCGCTTCACGCAGGCTGGTTCCGAAGTGTCCGCCTTGCTGGGCCGCATTCCTTCGGCGGTGGGCTATCAGCCGACGCTCGCCACCGACATGGGCGCCTTGCAGGAACGCATCACCACGACGACCAAAGGCTCGATCACTTCGGTCCAGGCGATCTATGTGCCTGCCGACGACTTGACCGACCCGGCGCCAGCGGCTTCCTTCGCCCATCTCGACGCCACGACGGTTCTTTCGCGCTCCATCGCGGAAAAGGGCATTTATCCGGCGGTCGACCCGCTCGATTCAACCTCCCGCATCCTGTCGCCGCTGATCGTCGGCGAGGAGCATTACAATGTGGCGCGTCAGGTGCAGCAATTGCTCCAGCGCTATAAATCCTTGCAGGACATTATCGCCATTCTCGGCATGGACGAATTGTCGGAAGAGGACAAGCTGACGGTCGCCCGTGCCCGCCGCATCGAGCGCTTCCTGTCGCAGCCTTTCCATGTCGCGGAAATCTTCACCGGTTCTCCCGGCAAGCTCGTGGCGCTCTCCGATACGATCAAGGGCTTCAAGGGCTTGATCGAAGGCAAATATGACCATCTGCCAGAAGCTGCCTTCTATATGGTCGGTTCGATCGAAGAAGCGGTCGAAAAGGCCCAGAAGCTCGCGGCTTCCGTCTAA
- the cysE gene encoding serine O-acetyltransferase: MTLISDSGVPAGHSDRPGLYDPLWNRLRQEAEEAFARERALAPLFVSSILNRTSFESAVAHRIAARLGNETVPAYLIAEIFAQATDDDPTIGEAFRADILAVLDRDPACARLIEPFLYFKGFHAIQTHRLAHWLWNHQRQDFALYIQSRSSDVFQTDINPAARFGKGIFLDHATGLVVGATASIDDDVSILQNVTLGGTGKERGDRHPKIRRGVMIGAGAKILGNIEIGSCSRIAAGSVVLRPVEPNTTVAGVPARQVGTAGCSEPARSMDQILSQLSYDSFDYTI, encoded by the coding sequence ATGACTCTCATCTCCGACTCAGGCGTCCCTGCGGGGCATTCCGATCGCCCCGGTCTTTATGATCCGCTCTGGAATCGTCTGCGGCAGGAGGCCGAAGAAGCTTTCGCGCGTGAAAGGGCTCTGGCGCCGCTGTTCGTCAGTTCGATTCTCAACCGGACGAGTTTCGAAAGTGCTGTGGCGCATCGCATTGCGGCGCGGCTCGGCAATGAGACGGTGCCCGCTTATCTCATCGCGGAAATTTTTGCCCAGGCGACCGATGATGATCCGACGATCGGAGAGGCTTTCCGAGCCGATATTCTCGCCGTGCTCGATCGTGATCCGGCCTGCGCGCGCCTGATCGAGCCCTTCCTTTATTTCAAGGGGTTCCACGCGATCCAGACGCATCGCCTCGCGCATTGGCTCTGGAACCATCAGCGTCAGGATTTCGCGCTCTATATCCAGAGCCGATCATCCGATGTCTTTCAGACCGACATCAATCCGGCGGCGCGTTTCGGCAAGGGGATTTTCCTCGATCACGCGACGGGTCTCGTCGTCGGCGCGACGGCCTCGATCGATGATGATGTCTCGATCCTGCAGAATGTCACGCTCGGCGGTACCGGCAAGGAACGCGGCGATCGCCATCCCAAGATCCGGCGCGGCGTGATGATCGGTGCCGGCGCCAAAATTCTCGGCAATATCGAGATAGGCTCCTGCTCGCGCATTGCCGCGGGCTCAGTCGTTTTGCGGCCCGTCGAGCCCAATACCACGGTGGCTGGCGTTCCCGCCCGCCAGGTGGGCACGGCCGGCTGTTCTGAACCGGCGCGCAGCATGGACCAGATTCTCAGCCAATTGTCCTATGATTCTTTCGATTACACGATCTGA
- a CDS encoding sodium-translocating pyrophosphatase: MNPLWWIIFGGLLSVAYGIVTSKQLLEQPAGSLRMQEIAGAIAEGANAYLKRQYTTIALVGTVIFVVLGLLLSWTVAWAYLFGAVLSGAAGFIGMNVSVRANVRTAQAASQSLGEGLDLSFKAGAVTGLLVAGLALLGVTLTFYLLTGPLGHAQDSREVVNALVGLGFGASLISIFARLGGGIFTKGADVGADLVGKVEAGIPEDDPRNPATIADNVGDNVGDCAGMAADLFETYVVTVVATMVLGAIFFGGDAVLASAMLYPLAICATCIVTSLIGTAFVKLGLDEAIMSALYKGLIATGLLTIPGLALATYATVGFGTIGTVHGVPLTGLHLFFCGLIGLAVTGALVVITEYYTGSGKRPVVSIAQASVTGHGTNVIQGLAVSLESTALPALVIAAGIIATSQLGGLYGTAIAVTTMLGLAGMIVALDAFGPVTDNAGGIAEMAGLPKEVRRATDALDAVGNTTKAVTKGYAIGSAGLGALVLFAAYSYDLDYFTKHGDVFSYFRNVGVVSFDLSNPYVVAGLIFGGLIPYLFGGIAMTAVGRAAGSVVEEVRRQFREKPGIMEGTERPDYGRAVDMLTKAAIREMIIPSLLPVLAPPFVYFVVLAVSGSKASAFAALGASLLGVIVNGLFVAISMTSGGGAWDNAKKSFEEGFLDKNGVTHYKGSEAHKASVTGDTVGDPYKDTAGPAINPAIKITNIVALLLLAILAH; encoded by the coding sequence ATGAATCCTTTGTGGTGGATCATTTTTGGCGGATTATTATCCGTAGCCTATGGCATCGTGACATCGAAACAGTTGCTGGAACAGCCAGCCGGTTCCTTGCGGATGCAGGAGATTGCCGGAGCGATAGCGGAAGGCGCCAACGCTTATCTCAAGCGCCAATATACAACCATCGCTCTTGTCGGAACCGTGATCTTCGTGGTGCTTGGCCTTCTGCTCTCATGGACGGTCGCCTGGGCCTACCTCTTTGGCGCGGTGCTGTCGGGCGCGGCGGGGTTCATCGGCATGAATGTGTCGGTGCGCGCTAATGTCCGCACCGCACAGGCGGCGTCACAATCGCTCGGCGAGGGACTTGACCTCTCCTTCAAGGCGGGGGCTGTCACCGGCCTGTTGGTCGCGGGCCTGGCGCTGCTCGGCGTGACCTTGACCTTTTACCTGCTGACGGGTCCCTTGGGCCACGCGCAAGATAGCCGCGAAGTCGTCAATGCTTTGGTTGGGCTTGGCTTTGGGGCCTCGCTGATCTCGATCTTCGCGCGGCTCGGAGGCGGGATATTCACCAAGGGCGCTGACGTCGGGGCCGATCTTGTGGGCAAGGTTGAGGCCGGCATTCCTGAGGATGATCCGCGCAATCCAGCCACCATCGCTGATAATGTCGGCGACAATGTCGGTGATTGCGCCGGCATGGCGGCCGATCTGTTTGAAACCTATGTGGTGACGGTCGTTGCCACCATGGTGCTCGGCGCGATCTTTTTCGGGGGCGACGCGGTGCTCGCGAGCGCCATGCTTTATCCTTTGGCGATTTGCGCGACCTGCATCGTCACATCGCTCATCGGCACCGCTTTCGTGAAACTCGGTCTCGATGAGGCGATCATGAGCGCCCTCTACAAGGGCTTGATCGCGACCGGACTCCTGACCATTCCGGGGCTCGCTCTCGCCACTTACGCCACGGTCGGTTTCGGCACGATCGGCACGGTGCATGGCGTGCCGCTCACAGGGCTCCATCTGTTCTTCTGCGGGCTCATCGGGCTTGCCGTCACCGGTGCCCTTGTCGTTATTACCGAATATTATACAGGCAGCGGCAAACGGCCGGTGGTTTCGATCGCTCAGGCCTCCGTGACCGGCCATGGCACCAATGTCATTCAGGGGCTTGCCGTATCGCTCGAATCGACCGCCTTGCCGGCCCTTGTCATTGCCGCCGGCATTATCGCGACCTCGCAACTCGGCGGCCTTTACGGCACGGCGATCGCGGTCACGACCATGCTCGGCCTTGCCGGCATGATTGTCGCGCTTGATGCTTTTGGCCCTGTCACTGACAATGCCGGCGGCATTGCGGAAATGGCGGGCCTGCCCAAGGAGGTGCGGCGCGCCACTGATGCGCTCGATGCCGTGGGCAATACCACTAAGGCGGTAACGAAGGGCTATGCGATTGGCTCCGCCGGCCTCGGGGCACTCGTGTTGTTTGCCGCCTATAGCTACGACCTCGATTATTTCACCAAACATGGCGATGTCTTTTCCTATTTTCGCAATGTCGGCGTGGTCTCCTTCGATCTCTCCAACCCATATGTGGTTGCCGGCCTGATTTTCGGCGGCCTGATACCTTACCTCTTCGGCGGCATCGCCATGACGGCCGTCGGTCGGGCGGCGGGCTCTGTTGTCGAGGAAGTGCGGCGGCAATTCCGGGAAAAGCCCGGCATTATGGAAGGCACTGAAAGGCCGGACTATGGCCGCGCGGTCGATATGCTGACGAAAGCCGCGATCCGCGAAATGATCATTCCTTCGCTGCTGCCGGTGCTCGCGCCGCCGTTCGTCTATTTCGTGGTTCTCGCTGTGTCGGGCTCCAAGGCCTCGGCCTTTGCGGCGCTTGGCGCCTCGCTGCTGGGCGTCATCGTCAACGGCCTGTTCGTGGCGATTTCCATGACTTCAGGCGGCGGTGCCTGGGACAATGCGAAGAAAAGTTTCGAGGAAGGGTTTCTCGATAAGAATGGTGTCACCCATTACAAGGGGAGTGAGGCGCATAAGGCCTCGGTAACGGGTGACACGGTCGGCGATCCCTATAAGGATACGGCCGGGCCAGCGATCAATCCGGCGATCAAGATCACCAATATTGTCGCTCTCCTGCTTCTGGCGATTCTCGCTCATTGA
- a CDS encoding F0F1 ATP synthase subunit epsilon: protein MAAFHFELVSPERLVFSGEADSVVVPGVEGEFTVLAGHAPFMTTLRPGLITVNDATSKEKLEFYTLGGFVDVGEGGLTILADVALPIAEADQARFTADLAQAETDIHDAPDADFRLVAIERRDQLAYLKTLLRP, encoded by the coding sequence ATGGCCGCTTTCCACTTTGAACTCGTATCTCCGGAACGGCTGGTTTTTTCCGGTGAAGCCGATTCTGTCGTCGTTCCCGGTGTCGAGGGCGAATTTACGGTCCTCGCGGGTCATGCTCCCTTCATGACCACCTTGCGGCCCGGTCTGATTACCGTCAATGACGCCACGAGCAAGGAAAAGCTCGAATTTTATACTCTCGGTGGCTTCGTTGATGTTGGCGAAGGTGGCTTGACCATCCTCGCCGATGTGGCTCTGCCGATCGCCGAGGCAGATCAAGCGCGTTTCACCGCCGATCTCGCACAGGCCGAAACCGATATTCACGACGCGCCCGATGCCGATTTCCGTCTTGTCGCCATCGAAAGACGCGATCAGTTGGCCTATCTGAAGACACTTCTGCGCCCCTGA
- the cysK gene encoding cysteine synthase A has protein sequence MAQPAVKQPDAPVQTAGRGRIYDSITETIGNTPLVRLQKIAKEKGVKANLLAKLEFFNPIASVKDRIGVHMIASLEAAGKIVPGKTTLIEPTSGNTGIALAFVAAARGYKLILVMPESMSLERRKMLALLGAELVLTPAPQGMKGAIAKAEELVQATPDAVIPRQFDNPANPEIHRLTTAEEIWNDTEGNVDYFVSGVGTGGTITGVAQVLKPRRPSLKIVAVEPEDSPVLSGGQPGPHKIQGIGAGFVPSVLDRPLIDEVVTVGNQTAFETARLVARLEGIPVGISSGAAVAAAIEVGLRPEAEGKNIVLIIPSFAERYLSTALFEGL, from the coding sequence ATGGCACAGCCAGCCGTGAAACAACCTGATGCGCCTGTTCAGACCGCGGGACGCGGCCGCATTTATGATTCCATCACCGAGACGATCGGCAATACGCCTCTCGTGCGGCTGCAGAAGATTGCCAAGGAAAAGGGCGTTAAGGCCAATCTGCTCGCCAAGCTCGAATTCTTCAATCCGATCGCCAGCGTGAAGGACCGGATTGGCGTCCATATGATCGCGAGCCTGGAGGCCGCCGGTAAGATCGTCCCCGGCAAGACCACTTTGATCGAGCCGACCTCTGGCAATACTGGCATTGCGCTGGCTTTCGTCGCTGCCGCGCGCGGCTACAAGCTGATTCTGGTCATGCCGGAATCCATGTCGCTCGAGCGGCGCAAGATGCTTGCCCTGCTCGGAGCCGAGCTCGTTCTGACGCCCGCTCCCCAAGGGATGAAGGGCGCGATCGCCAAGGCCGAGGAACTGGTGCAGGCGACACCCGACGCCGTGATTCCGCGCCAATTCGACAATCCCGCCAATCCTGAAATCCATCGCCTGACCACGGCCGAGGAAATCTGGAACGATACGGAAGGCAATGTGGATTATTTCGTCTCCGGTGTCGGCACCGGCGGCACGATCACCGGCGTCGCTCAGGTTCTGAAGCCCCGCCGCCCGAGCCTGAAAATCGTCGCTGTCGAACCTGAGGATTCGCCCGTCCTGTCCGGCGGTCAGCCAGGTCCGCATAAGATCCAGGGTATCGGTGCTGGCTTCGTGCCGTCCGTTCTCGACCGGCCCCTGATCGATGAAGTCGTCACCGTCGGCAATCAGACGGCCTTTGAGACGGCTCGCCTCGTGGCGCGCCTCGAAGGCATTCCAGTCGGTATTTCCTCTGGCGCCGCAGTCGCCGCCGCCATCGAGGTCGGCCTGCGCCCTGAAGCCGAAGGCAAGAATATCGTCCTGATCATTCCGTCTTTTGCTGAGCGCTATTTGTCGACGGCTTTGTTCGAAGGTCTTTGA
- the leuD gene encoding 3-isopropylmalate dehydratase small subunit, protein MEKFTTLTGVAAPLKITNVDTDMIIPKQYLKTIKRTGLGEGLFSELRFKDDGTENPDFVLNQPAYRKASILVAGDNFGCGSSREHAPWALLDFGIRCVISTSFADIFYNNCFKNGILPIKVTPEQLALLMEDAERGANATLTVDLENQTIRGPDGGSIPFNIDPFRKHCLLNGLDDIGLTMQKADEISAYEERQAKQHAWL, encoded by the coding sequence ATGGAAAAATTCACGACCCTGACCGGCGTTGCCGCGCCGTTGAAGATCACCAATGTCGACACCGACATGATCATCCCCAAGCAATATCTCAAAACCATCAAGCGGACCGGCCTTGGTGAGGGGCTCTTCTCGGAATTGCGCTTCAAAGACGATGGAACGGAAAACCCTGATTTCGTCTTGAACCAGCCCGCCTATCGCAAGGCGTCGATCCTGGTCGCCGGCGATAATTTCGGATGCGGCTCCTCGCGCGAACATGCCCCCTGGGCCTTGCTCGATTTCGGTATTCGCTGCGTGATCTCAACGAGTTTCGCGGATATTTTCTATAATAATTGCTTCAAGAACGGCATTTTGCCGATCAAGGTCACGCCTGAGCAATTGGCCCTTCTCATGGAAGATGCCGAGCGCGGTGCTAATGCAACGCTGACGGTTGATCTCGAAAATCAGACGATTCGCGGTCCGGATGGGGGCTCGATTCCTTTCAACATCGATCCCTTCCGCAAACATTGTCTCTTGAATGGTCTCGACGATATCGGCCTGACCATGCAGAAGGCGGATGAGATTTCGGCCTATGAGGAGCGTCAGGCAAAACAGCACGCCTGGCTGTAA
- a CDS encoding F0F1 ATP synthase subunit gamma, translating to MPSLKDLRNRIASVKATQKITKAMQMVASAKLRRAQLAAEAARPYAERMDEVLASLASIVGTGPDAPKLLAGNGYDRTHLLVVCTAERGLCGGFNASIARLARDTAEKLIAEGKKVKILCVGKKGYDLLKRQFGEQILELIELRSVRTIGFVNAEAIGRKILNLYKDAEFDVCTLFFAKFRTVLHQIPTAQQLIPLAVKTQEDAPAAPPSLYEYEPSEEQILATLLPRNITIQVLRALLENAASEQGARMSAMDNASRNAGEMIKKQTLKYNRSRQAMITKELIEIISGAEAL from the coding sequence ATGCCCTCGTTGAAGGACCTGCGAAATCGGATCGCTTCCGTCAAGGCGACGCAGAAGATCACCAAGGCCATGCAGATGGTCGCGTCGGCGAAACTGCGGCGCGCCCAGCTCGCGGCTGAAGCGGCACGGCCCTATGCAGAGCGCATGGATGAGGTTCTTGCGAGCCTTGCCTCCATCGTCGGCACAGGTCCAGACGCCCCGAAGCTTCTGGCTGGTAATGGTTACGATCGGACGCATCTGCTTGTCGTCTGCACGGCGGAACGCGGTCTTTGCGGTGGCTTCAACGCCTCGATCGCCCGTCTGGCCCGCGACACGGCGGAGAAATTGATCGCCGAAGGCAAGAAGGTCAAAATCCTCTGCGTCGGTAAAAAGGGCTATGATCTGCTCAAGCGCCAATTCGGCGAGCAGATCCTTGAATTGATCGAATTGCGCAGTGTCAGGACGATCGGTTTCGTGAACGCCGAAGCGATCGGGCGCAAGATTCTCAACCTTTATAAGGACGCAGAATTCGACGTCTGCACACTCTTCTTCGCCAAATTCCGGACGGTTCTCCACCAGATCCCAACGGCACAGCAATTGATTCCCCTTGCTGTGAAAACGCAGGAAGACGCCCCGGCGGCCCCGCCTTCCCTTTACGAATACGAGCCGAGCGAGGAACAAATTCTCGCGACGCTTTTGCCGCGCAATATCACGATTCAGGTCTTGCGCGCCTTGCTCGAAAACGCCGCCTCGGAACAGGGCGCGCGGATGAGCGCCATGGATAATGCCTCCCGCAACGCCGGTGAGATGATCAAGAAGCAGACCCTGAAATATAACCGCTCGCGCCAGGCCATGATCACGAAGGAACTGATCGAGATCATCTCCGGCGCCGAAGCGCTTTGA
- a CDS encoding adenosine kinase: MASPTLDLLGFGNAIVDVLGQVDDDFLLAQGLHKGSMTLIDEARATSLYGAMGPVTVVSGGSAANTIIGAAGLGCKTGFVGKLKSDPLGTQFAHDIRGAKVAFTTSFAEDGPASATCLVLVTPDGQRTMNTYLGASANLTEADVDAEQVQSAAIIYLEGYLWDPPAAKAAFLKASRIARDAGRQVALTLSDTFCVDRYREEFLGLIRDKSVQILFANESELHALYQTSDFDTAIAALRQENILGVVTRSEHGSVVVTSENVLAVPAFPVDQVVDTTGAGDLFAGGFLTGLSKNKDHSTAARLGALAAAEIIQHIGARPQKDLAYLARQNGFDL; this comes from the coding sequence ATGGCTTCTCCCACATTGGATCTGCTTGGTTTCGGCAATGCTATTGTCGATGTTCTCGGCCAAGTCGATGATGATTTTCTCCTCGCTCAGGGCCTGCACAAAGGGTCGATGACCCTCATCGATGAGGCGCGCGCGACAAGCCTCTATGGCGCAATGGGACCGGTGACCGTTGTTTCTGGTGGGTCGGCCGCCAATACGATCATTGGCGCCGCCGGCCTCGGCTGCAAAACGGGGTTCGTGGGCAAGCTCAAATCCGATCCGCTCGGCACCCAATTCGCCCATGATATTCGTGGCGCGAAGGTCGCCTTCACGACGTCATTCGCCGAGGATGGCCCGGCGAGCGCGACGTGCCTCGTCCTGGTTACGCCGGATGGCCAACGGACGATGAACACCTATCTTGGCGCCTCGGCCAATCTGACCGAGGCCGATGTCGATGCAGAGCAAGTGCAAAGCGCCGCTATCATCTATCTCGAAGGTTATTTGTGGGATCCGCCAGCTGCCAAGGCGGCTTTCCTGAAGGCCTCGCGCATTGCTCGTGACGCTGGGCGGCAGGTGGCCCTGACCTTGTCCGATACATTCTGTGTCGATCGTTATCGCGAGGAGTTTTTAGGGCTTATCCGCGACAAATCCGTCCAAATTCTCTTCGCTAATGAATCCGAATTGCACGCGCTTTATCAGACCTCTGATTTCGATACGGCCATCGCGGCTCTGCGTCAGGAGAACATTCTCGGTGTCGTGACGCGCTCCGAACATGGCTCGGTGGTGGTCACATCGGAAAATGTGCTCGCTGTCCCAGCTTTTCCCGTGGATCAGGTGGTCGATACGACGGGCGCGGGCGATCTTTTCGCAGGGGGATTTTTGACGGGTCTCAGCAAGAACAAGGATCATTCAACAGCGGCAAGGCTTGGTGCCTTGGCGGCAGCTGAAATCATCCAGCATATCGGCGCGCGTCCGCAAAAGGATCTCGCCTATCTTGCCAGACAGAACGGTTTTGATCTCTGA